A genomic segment from Pseudomonas mendocina encodes:
- a CDS encoding S8/S53 family peptidase: MLPNRVVLSALVMAVLCPLANAQDALRIQSLQRCGDLLAGEKQEWCLQVRGLGEALPKLRLGEDTLLAAAVQRSGDTLRLQLNSNEHRSAPLWLEDGARASNPVWLSLHRSHVLAAGPDEVAKNMDGLTTYVDLVSLLIEESHDGLDEARRLAKKYDAKVVGAIPPLNVYQLRLPVKDLTERDALVLRIGNETSVDAVVVEESAPERGEESEAARKPARKPEKNSEEWAANRFMDAVNYYQRRIPAGDSPIEAERIRVGVIERNVDFDAPDFADYLGACPDGKPRTCVYARDADKPDNHGSTVAGILAAHWDKGGNTGFLRGMDKASNGFDVIVERNSDAGITANIAASVNLVEDGVRVLNWSWGIHRVGTRNVEGDEIDSLVRSGIAMSGYEELLEEFFLWLREEHPDVLVINSAGNGSSYSGRDEYRLPSSFITEQLLVVGGHQRSKKDEVEIDDPSYVVKRNSSNVDMRVDITAAACAQASTHEVDVTGDVHCGTSYATPLVTGVVAAMLSINPDLQPEQVRMLLRRSAMTIGGEYDFEPMDAEDLTAPILPSERNYELSDKDVGRSARLDMQKALDLAVQSRDRVR; encoded by the coding sequence ATGCTGCCCAACCGCGTTGTTCTGTCCGCTCTCGTCATGGCTGTGCTCTGCCCGCTTGCCAATGCGCAGGACGCCTTGCGCATCCAGAGCCTGCAGCGCTGTGGCGATCTGCTTGCCGGCGAGAAGCAGGAATGGTGCCTGCAGGTACGCGGCCTTGGCGAAGCGCTACCCAAACTGCGGCTCGGCGAGGACACCCTGCTCGCCGCGGCGGTGCAACGCAGCGGCGACACCCTGCGCCTGCAGCTCAACAGCAACGAACACCGGAGCGCGCCACTGTGGCTGGAAGACGGCGCGCGCGCGAGCAACCCGGTATGGCTGTCCCTGCATCGCAGCCATGTGCTCGCGGCCGGCCCGGATGAAGTGGCGAAGAACATGGACGGCCTGACCACCTACGTCGATCTGGTCAGCCTGCTGATCGAGGAAAGCCACGACGGCCTCGATGAGGCCAGGCGCTTGGCGAAGAAATACGACGCCAAAGTGGTCGGTGCCATCCCGCCCTTGAACGTCTATCAACTGCGCCTGCCGGTGAAAGATCTTACCGAGCGCGATGCGCTGGTACTGCGCATCGGCAACGAAACCAGCGTCGACGCGGTGGTCGTGGAGGAAAGCGCGCCCGAACGTGGCGAAGAGAGCGAAGCCGCACGCAAGCCGGCGCGCAAACCGGAGAAGAACTCCGAGGAATGGGCAGCCAATCGCTTCATGGATGCGGTGAACTACTACCAACGGCGCATTCCCGCGGGAGACTCGCCGATCGAGGCCGAGCGGATCCGTGTGGGCGTGATCGAACGCAACGTCGACTTCGACGCACCTGATTTTGCCGACTATCTGGGCGCCTGCCCGGATGGCAAGCCGCGTACCTGCGTGTATGCGCGCGATGCCGACAAGCCGGACAATCACGGCAGCACCGTGGCCGGCATTCTGGCAGCGCACTGGGACAAGGGTGGCAACACCGGTTTCCTGCGCGGGATGGACAAGGCCAGTAACGGCTTCGACGTCATCGTCGAGCGCAATTCGGATGCTGGCATCACGGCCAATATCGCCGCGTCGGTCAATCTGGTGGAAGACGGCGTGCGCGTCCTCAACTGGAGTTGGGGTATTCACCGCGTCGGTACGCGCAACGTCGAAGGTGACGAGATCGACTCGCTGGTGCGTTCGGGCATCGCCATGAGTGGCTACGAAGAGTTGCTGGAGGAATTCTTCCTGTGGCTGCGCGAAGAACACCCGGACGTGCTGGTGATCAACTCCGCCGGCAACGGTTCCTCCTACTCAGGCAGAGACGAGTACCGTCTGCCCTCCTCCTTCATCACCGAACAACTGCTGGTAGTCGGTGGGCACCAGCGCAGCAAGAAGGACGAAGTTGAAATCGATGACCCGAGCTACGTGGTCAAACGTAACTCGTCGAACGTCGACATGCGCGTCGACATCACCGCGGCCGCCTGTGCCCAGGCCTCGACCCATGAAGTCGACGTCACCGGCGACGTGCATTGCGGCACCTCCTACGCCACGCCGCTGGTGACCGGCGTGGTCGCGGCGATGCTATCGATCAACCCGGATCTGCAACCGGAACAGGTGCGCATGCTGCTAAGGCGTAGCGCCATGACCATCGGCGGCGAGTACGATTTCGAACCGATGGACGCCGAAGACCTGACCGCGCCCATCCTGCCATCCGAGCGCAACTACGAACTGAGCGACAAGGACGTTGGCCGCTCGGCACGACTGGATATGCAGAAGGCGCTGGACCTGGCGGTGCAGAGCCGTGACCGGGTGCGTTGA
- a CDS encoding DUF1624 domain-containing protein, translating into MPSNRLLSIDALRGLVILFMLLDHVRETFYLHQQVGDPMDVTATEPALFFSRTLAHLCAPVFILLTGLSAFLYGEKQMSRAATSAFLFKRGLFLVLLEFTLVNFAWTFQFPPTVIYLQVIWAIGLSMLALSLLLWLPRAWLAVLGLTLVAGHNLLDGLHFGVESAMHIPWAVLHDRGWLEFSDSLRLRTSYPVLPWIGVIALGYVIGPWFRSSRDPRQRLQWLQLSGLGALALFVVLRLVNGYGEKPWTVGASGLQTLMSLLNITKYPPSLLFLALTLGVGLLLLAAFERRNEGRMVCTLAVFGSAPMFFYLLHLYVLKLLYIAAFAIWGANQGHYFGFASMVWVWAATVVLAVLLFPPTQWFARLKAQRRDIRWLKYF; encoded by the coding sequence ATGCCCTCCAATCGTCTGCTTTCGATCGATGCCCTGCGCGGCTTGGTCATTCTCTTCATGCTGCTCGATCACGTTCGCGAAACCTTCTACCTGCATCAGCAGGTCGGCGACCCCATGGACGTGACGGCCACGGAGCCGGCGCTGTTCTTCAGCCGCACCCTGGCGCATCTGTGCGCGCCGGTGTTCATCCTGCTCACCGGGCTTTCGGCCTTTCTCTACGGGGAAAAGCAGATGAGCCGCGCGGCCACCAGCGCCTTTCTGTTCAAGCGCGGGCTGTTTCTCGTGCTGCTGGAATTCACCCTGGTCAACTTCGCCTGGACCTTCCAGTTCCCGCCCACGGTGATCTACCTGCAGGTGATCTGGGCCATTGGCCTGAGCATGCTGGCGCTGTCGCTGCTGCTATGGCTGCCGCGTGCCTGGCTGGCCGTGCTGGGCCTGACGCTGGTGGCTGGGCACAACCTGCTCGACGGGCTGCACTTCGGTGTGGAGTCGGCCATGCACATACCCTGGGCGGTGCTGCATGATCGTGGCTGGCTCGAATTTTCCGACTCGCTGCGCCTGCGTACTTCCTACCCGGTGCTGCCGTGGATCGGTGTGATTGCGCTGGGCTACGTGATCGGCCCCTGGTTCCGCAGCTCGCGCGACCCTCGGCAGCGTCTGCAATGGCTGCAGCTGTCCGGGCTCGGCGCGCTGGCGTTGTTCGTGGTACTGCGCCTGGTCAACGGCTATGGCGAGAAACCCTGGACGGTCGGGGCGAGCGGGCTGCAGACACTGATGAGCCTGCTCAACATCACCAAATATCCGCCGTCGCTGTTGTTCCTGGCGCTGACGCTGGGCGTCGGCCTGCTATTGCTGGCTGCTTTCGAGCGCCGCAATGAGGGGCGAATGGTGTGCACGCTGGCGGTGTTCGGCAGTGCGCCGATGTTCTTCTATCTGTTGCACCTGTATGTGCTGAAGCTGCTCTACATCGCCGCGTTCGCCATCTGGGGCGCAAACCAGGGGCATTATTTCGGCTTCGCCTCGATGGTCTGGGTCTGGGCCGCGACAGTGGTGCTGGCCGTGTTGCTGTTCCCGCCAACGCAATGGTTCGCGAGGCTCAAGGCGCAGCGTCGCGACATTCGCTGGCTGAAGTACTTCTGA
- a CDS encoding TonB-dependent receptor has protein sequence MKATSASLAVMTALVTSQIHAASPGNSTVSLGSLYVTPDATGTLRTDSILTSVDIMGSDKIEDKTVMNSWELVGQMPGIQLTETRMGAESGKVTFRAFNGEGYINGIKTLIDGVPSNVNSGNQRFIDMVFPLDLDYIEVVRGTNDPRYGLHNIGGNINFVTRQGGNYTDGRLTYGSFNTREFQLAVGHEEGNFAQNYFLAKQDSDGFRDHSDSNKYSLGGKWFVTDDEQTMKLGVVARLYHHEAEEPGFLTARQLAASRTQSPAKNANDGDDRDMKHLSGHADFQLSDDLSLSNKLYYNSYDDDRTVTFTDYPVGNAPRQRRQWQERQTGVLSNLTWRAHEMLTLDGGVNYEQQNNEYRRYRYNFGIPTDFDAPPARTQNDDSYTLYNTGAYAQAIIQPIEKLKIIPAYRVDKFSGNTELMSGEKAKLQDYGWIEQPKLSVVYSITPDTNVYANWGRTFQILTGSEGPAYVTTGQAAYKPSINTGKEVGVKFKPFAGSEARIAVWQQDATDEVSNMPATGTTVGLGETRRRGVDMQITAQLNPQWTVWGSHAIQQAKVRSAFTDGGRSLAGNEVISTPRYISNAGVDYQLNDAWRFGLQARAQGDYYIDTLNEQGKYGGFAVLDANVRYQVSATTSLDLQLKNLTDREYEYVWFDNFFWGGDDQPMFSPAPGRSAYLSVNMKL, from the coding sequence ATGAAAGCCACTTCGGCCTCCCTCGCCGTCATGACCGCACTGGTCACATCTCAGATCCATGCAGCCTCGCCCGGCAACTCCACCGTCTCGCTCGGCTCGCTCTACGTCACCCCAGACGCCACGGGCACACTGCGCACCGACAGCATCCTGACGTCGGTCGACATCATGGGCAGCGACAAGATCGAGGACAAAACCGTGATGAACAGTTGGGAACTGGTGGGCCAAATGCCCGGCATTCAGCTGACCGAGACGCGCATGGGCGCCGAATCGGGCAAGGTGACCTTCCGCGCCTTCAATGGCGAGGGTTACATCAATGGCATCAAGACGCTGATCGACGGCGTGCCGAGCAACGTCAACAGCGGCAACCAACGCTTCATCGACATGGTCTTCCCGCTGGATCTGGACTACATCGAAGTGGTGCGCGGCACCAACGATCCGCGCTACGGCCTGCACAACATCGGCGGCAACATCAACTTCGTCACCCGCCAGGGCGGCAACTACACCGATGGCCGCCTGACCTACGGCAGCTTCAACACCCGCGAATTCCAGCTGGCGGTGGGCCACGAGGAAGGCAATTTCGCGCAGAACTACTTCCTGGCCAAGCAGGACTCCGACGGCTTCCGTGACCACAGCGACTCCAACAAATACTCACTGGGCGGCAAGTGGTTCGTCACCGATGACGAGCAGACCATGAAGCTCGGCGTGGTCGCCCGCCTCTATCATCACGAAGCCGAGGAACCGGGCTTTCTCACCGCACGGCAACTGGCCGCCAGCCGCACGCAGTCGCCGGCGAAGAACGCCAACGACGGCGACGACCGCGACATGAAGCACCTCAGCGGGCATGCCGATTTCCAGCTCAGCGACGACCTGAGCCTGAGCAACAAGCTGTACTACAACAGCTACGACGATGACCGCACCGTGACCTTCACCGACTACCCGGTCGGCAACGCCCCACGCCAGCGCCGCCAGTGGCAGGAACGGCAGACCGGCGTGCTGAGCAACCTGACCTGGCGCGCCCACGAGATGCTCACCCTCGATGGTGGCGTCAACTACGAGCAGCAGAACAACGAATACCGCCGCTATCGCTACAACTTCGGCATCCCCACCGACTTCGACGCGCCGCCGGCACGTACGCAGAACGACGACAGCTACACGCTGTACAACACCGGCGCCTACGCTCAGGCGATCATTCAGCCCATCGAAAAACTGAAGATCATCCCGGCCTACCGGGTGGACAAGTTTTCCGGCAACACCGAGTTGATGAGCGGTGAGAAAGCCAAGCTGCAGGACTACGGCTGGATCGAGCAACCCAAGCTCAGCGTGGTGTACAGCATCACCCCGGACACGAACGTATATGCCAACTGGGGCCGTACCTTCCAGATTCTCACCGGTTCGGAAGGCCCGGCATACGTGACCACCGGCCAGGCTGCGTACAAGCCCTCGATCAACACCGGCAAGGAAGTGGGCGTGAAGTTCAAGCCCTTCGCCGGCTCCGAGGCGCGTATCGCCGTATGGCAGCAGGACGCCACCGACGAGGTGTCCAACATGCCCGCGACCGGTACCACGGTCGGCCTCGGCGAAACCCGCCGCCGCGGTGTCGACATGCAGATTACCGCGCAACTCAACCCGCAATGGACGGTATGGGGCTCGCACGCCATCCAGCAAGCCAAGGTACGCAGCGCCTTCACCGACGGTGGTCGCTCCCTGGCAGGTAACGAAGTGATCTCCACCCCGCGCTACATCAGCAATGCCGGCGTCGATTACCAGTTAAACGACGCCTGGCGATTCGGCCTGCAAGCCCGCGCCCAGGGCGACTACTACATCGACACGCTCAACGAACAGGGCAAGTACGGCGGCTTCGCGGTGCTTGATGCCAACGTACGCTATCAGGTCTCCGCAACGACCAGCCTCGACCTGCAGCTGAAGAACCTGACCGATCGCGAGTATGAGTACGTGTGGTTCGACAACTTCTTCTGGGGCGGTGACGACCAGCCGATGTTCTCCCCAGCACCGGGCCGCTCGGCCTATCTGTCGGTGAACATGAAGCTATAG